A region from the Arthrobacter roseus genome encodes:
- a CDS encoding PKD domain-containing protein has protein sequence MLSDSNKTHTAQCIYSTNPDDVLGRIAEAIQKQFQSRPVVAGSLTLQPSPHTLIRANTNFFVESKDQVFDLKLLGQDVKIKATPTEYTWNYGDGSTYGPTRESGYVLRDDELGEETQTSHQYPETGDYQVSVTVHFTGEYSINDGPMIPIDGRGEFSTPSQTISVWKSESRLVDGTCLDDPTGWGC, from the coding sequence TTGCTTTCCGATTCCAATAAAACTCACACAGCACAGTGCATCTACTCCACGAATCCCGATGACGTCCTTGGCCGTATCGCGGAGGCGATTCAGAAGCAGTTCCAGAGCCGACCAGTCGTCGCAGGCTCATTGACGCTCCAACCGAGTCCTCACACCCTCATTCGGGCGAACACAAACTTCTTCGTGGAGTCGAAAGACCAGGTCTTCGACCTCAAGCTTTTGGGTCAAGATGTGAAGATCAAGGCGACCCCGACTGAGTACACGTGGAACTACGGGGATGGCAGCACGTATGGGCCTACGAGGGAGTCCGGGTATGTGTTGCGGGATGATGAGTTGGGTGAAGAAACGCAGACGAGCCATCAGTATCCGGAGACCGGTGATTATCAGGTTTCAGTCACCGTGCATTTCACTGGCGAGTACTCAATCAATGACGGGCCGATGATTCCCATTGACGGTAGAGGTGAGTTCTCAACACCGTCGCAGACCATCAGTGTCTGGAAATCCGAGTCCCGCCTAGTTGATGGGACCTGCCTAGACGACCCGACCGGCTGGGGTTGTTAG
- a CDS encoding trans-sulfuration enzyme family protein, whose translation MTKTSPENSQHPAVARDTAVVAAGRPPREHDQPVNLPITLTSTYFGRTPISGEDRAYGRYSNPTWDGFEETLGELEGAELPALVYSSGMAAVAAALSLVPAGGTLIMPRHSYQGSLVLAQEEAQLGRYTLLTVDITDTDAVIHEIQNSQSALLWLESPTNPMLEIAEVEVLTKAAHDAGVLVIADNTFSTPLVQRPLEAGVDIVLHSVTKYLAGHSDVVLGALVTSQVDLRERLHTYRSHHGAIAGPFETWLALRGVRTLAVRIERSQASALELAGRLQQHAEVKAVRFPGLPEDPGHERATAQMDGFGSILCIEVRGGEAAADAVIDAVRLWTPATSLGGVESLIERRRRHRSEAVTVPANLLRLSVGIENVEDLWSDLDQALRAI comes from the coding sequence ATGACGAAGACTTCCCCGGAGAATAGCCAGCATCCCGCCGTCGCGCGGGACACAGCCGTCGTAGCGGCGGGCCGTCCGCCGAGGGAGCATGACCAGCCGGTGAACCTTCCCATCACGTTGACGTCTACCTATTTCGGCCGCACGCCCATCAGCGGTGAAGATCGTGCGTACGGTCGCTACTCGAACCCCACCTGGGATGGTTTCGAAGAGACGCTGGGCGAACTCGAAGGCGCAGAACTTCCGGCACTCGTCTACTCATCCGGTATGGCAGCTGTAGCCGCCGCACTCTCTCTCGTCCCTGCGGGCGGCACGTTGATCATGCCCCGCCACAGCTATCAAGGCTCGCTCGTACTGGCTCAGGAGGAAGCCCAACTGGGCCGGTACACCCTCCTCACCGTCGACATCACAGACACCGATGCCGTCATCCACGAGATCCAGAACAGCCAGAGCGCGCTGCTCTGGCTCGAAAGCCCCACCAACCCGATGCTCGAAATCGCCGAGGTCGAAGTCCTCACCAAAGCCGCGCACGACGCGGGCGTTCTCGTGATCGCTGACAACACGTTCTCAACACCGTTGGTTCAGCGGCCCTTGGAAGCTGGAGTCGACATCGTCCTTCACTCCGTGACCAAATATTTGGCCGGCCATTCCGACGTCGTTCTCGGCGCCCTGGTGACCTCTCAGGTGGACTTGCGCGAACGTCTCCATACCTACCGCTCTCACCACGGTGCGATCGCGGGCCCCTTCGAAACCTGGCTCGCCCTGCGCGGAGTTCGCACCCTCGCCGTCCGCATTGAACGTTCACAGGCCAGCGCCCTGGAGCTTGCCGGGCGGCTTCAGCAGCATGCAGAAGTCAAAGCCGTTCGGTTTCCCGGGCTGCCCGAAGACCCAGGACATGAACGTGCCACGGCTCAGATGGACGGCTTTGGCTCCATCCTGTGTATCGAAGTGCGTGGGGGAGAAGCCGCCGCGGACGCAGTGATCGATGCCGTCAGGCTGTGGACGCCCGCCACTTCCCTGGGCGGGGTTGAATCACTCATCGAACGACGACGACGCCACCGCAGTGAGGCAGTGACCGTTCCCGCGAACCTGTTGCGCCTCTCTGTCGGGATCGAAAACGTCGAGGACCTGTGGTCAGACCTGGACCAGGCACTGCGCGCGATATAG
- a CDS encoding DUF2516 family protein, with translation MVYAIQFYLYLALGLVALGIEVWALIDCVRRKPEYFDAAFKKTKGFWLGMTGGSVAVGVLGVIGSGLPFMLLLQLAAVIAASVYLADVKPAMEGLRGGHGRW, from the coding sequence ATGGTTTACGCGATTCAGTTTTACCTCTACCTTGCCCTGGGACTTGTGGCTCTGGGCATCGAGGTCTGGGCATTAATCGACTGTGTCCGCCGCAAGCCGGAATATTTTGATGCAGCGTTCAAGAAAACAAAAGGTTTCTGGCTTGGCATGACCGGCGGCTCAGTCGCCGTTGGAGTCCTCGGCGTCATAGGATCGGGGCTCCCGTTCATGTTGCTCCTGCAACTCGCAGCGGTTATTGCCGCTAGCGTCTACCTCGCCGATGTGAAGCCGGCCATGGAAGGGCTGCGCGGCGGCCACGGCCGCTGGTAA
- a CDS encoding class I SAM-dependent methyltransferase, giving the protein MPSGKPIGTITRGTTHPNRLRRVDRWMTGTQGGLLKSAAHPLVVDLGYGGLPATAVELHGRLQKIRQDVRVIGVEIEPGRVASAKRLERPGLVFQQGDFELPVPGQPILVRAFNVLRQYREHEYAAHWATVQSRLAPRGLFIDGTCDEIGRRSTWVAVSAEGPVSLSVSMRFGAFTLPSDVADRLPKALIHRNVPGERTHAWLQAMDRAWLAAAPQSSYGNCQRWIAMCVALQAEGWPLLSSPSRW; this is encoded by the coding sequence ATGCCCTCGGGTAAACCAATCGGAACCATTACCCGGGGAACCACGCATCCCAACAGACTCAGGCGGGTGGACCGGTGGATGACCGGCACCCAGGGCGGACTTTTGAAATCAGCCGCCCATCCGCTCGTCGTCGACCTCGGATACGGGGGCCTGCCCGCCACCGCCGTCGAACTCCACGGCAGGCTGCAGAAGATCCGTCAGGACGTGCGCGTTATTGGCGTCGAGATTGAACCCGGTCGCGTCGCTTCCGCTAAACGTCTCGAACGGCCTGGCCTCGTATTTCAGCAGGGCGACTTCGAACTTCCCGTGCCCGGACAACCGATTCTGGTGCGTGCGTTCAACGTGCTACGGCAGTACCGTGAGCACGAGTACGCCGCCCACTGGGCTACTGTGCAGTCCCGGCTCGCGCCACGGGGGCTCTTCATCGACGGGACGTGCGACGAGATCGGGAGACGATCAACCTGGGTTGCGGTCTCCGCTGAAGGACCAGTTTCGCTGAGCGTATCGATGCGGTTCGGCGCGTTCACGCTACCCTCGGACGTGGCCGACCGCCTACCGAAAGCACTGATTCATCGCAACGTTCCCGGCGAACGGACCCACGCATGGCTGCAGGCTATGGACCGGGCTTGGCTGGCTGCCGCACCGCAATCGTCCTACGGAAACTGTCAGCGATGGATTGCGATGTGCGTGGCACTGCAGGCGGAGGGATGGCCACTGCTGAGTTCGCCGTCGCGATGGTGA
- a CDS encoding phosphoglyceromutase: MTYTLILLRHGQSEWNQKNLFTGWVDVPLTEKGRAEAKRGGELLVAEDLHPEVVYTSRLKRAIHTANIALEAADRDWIDVKRDWRLNERHYGALQGKDKAQTLAEFGEEQFMEWRRSYDTPPPPIDDSSEYSQAGDPRYADLGESMPKTECLKDVLARFLPYWESDIAPDIRSGRRVLIVAHGNSLRALVKHLDGISDEEIAGLNIPTGIPLVYELDEDLNPVAKGGRYLDAEAAEAAAEAVKNQGKH, encoded by the coding sequence ATGACCTACACACTGATCCTTCTCCGTCATGGCCAGAGCGAGTGGAACCAGAAGAACCTCTTCACCGGTTGGGTGGATGTTCCGCTGACTGAGAAGGGGCGCGCGGAGGCAAAGCGTGGCGGTGAGCTGCTGGTTGCTGAGGATCTGCATCCTGAGGTGGTCTACACATCGCGGCTGAAGCGTGCCATTCACACGGCCAATATTGCGCTGGAGGCTGCGGATCGCGACTGGATCGACGTAAAGCGCGACTGGCGTTTGAACGAGCGGCACTATGGCGCGCTGCAGGGCAAGGACAAGGCGCAGACGCTGGCGGAGTTCGGTGAAGAGCAGTTCATGGAGTGGCGTCGTTCGTATGACACTCCGCCGCCGCCCATCGATGACAGCAGCGAGTACTCGCAGGCGGGGGACCCACGTTACGCGGATCTGGGTGAGAGCATGCCGAAGACGGAGTGCCTCAAGGACGTGTTGGCGCGTTTCCTGCCCTACTGGGAATCGGATATTGCGCCGGATATCCGGTCTGGCCGTCGGGTCCTGATCGTCGCGCACGGCAATTCGCTGCGCGCCCTCGTGAAGCATCTGGACGGTATCAGCGACGAGGAGATTGCCGGGCTGAACATTCCCACGGGTATCCCGCTGGTTTATGAGCTCGATGAGGATCTCAACCCGGTTGCCAAGGGTGGCCGGTATCTGGACGCCGAGGCGGCGGAGGCGGCGGCCGAAGCGGTCAAGAACCAGGGCAAGCACTAG
- a CDS encoding ABC transporter permease, whose translation MTILQTDPARSAGQPPSLFALTKAHTTAQIREQLRIPIAVISSAIFPTMTFLFFILPQESITDNPFAVLMALAQLAMFGVLSAFLFGYGIGVAEDRANPWTTYLRTLPVGALPPTVARAVTAMLFSFIALLPLFLIGALLTRAFEPFTDGSLPWWRIPATIVVLLLAGLPFLFLGLTIGYLCTSKVAIAVVQVVFFPLAFVGGMLLPPMMFPGWLNVISLVTPTRAARDLSVEVLSGSGMHVSTLPVLLAWTLVFGVLALWANKRDQGRRFR comes from the coding sequence ATGACCATCCTTCAGACCGATCCCGCACGCTCCGCCGGCCAGCCGCCGTCGTTATTCGCGCTGACGAAAGCACACACCACAGCGCAGATCCGTGAACAACTGCGGATCCCCATTGCCGTCATCTCCAGTGCGATTTTCCCGACCATGACGTTCCTGTTCTTCATCCTGCCGCAGGAATCCATCACCGACAATCCGTTCGCCGTCTTGATGGCCTTGGCCCAACTGGCCATGTTCGGTGTGCTCAGCGCGTTCCTCTTTGGCTACGGGATAGGCGTTGCCGAAGACCGGGCAAACCCCTGGACCACGTACCTTCGGACACTGCCGGTAGGAGCGCTGCCACCAACGGTCGCGCGAGCGGTGACAGCGATGCTGTTTTCTTTCATCGCGCTGCTGCCGCTGTTCCTCATCGGCGCTTTGCTCACGCGCGCTTTCGAACCCTTCACCGATGGATCGCTCCCCTGGTGGCGCATCCCGGCCACCATCGTTGTGCTCCTGCTGGCGGGGCTGCCGTTCCTCTTCCTGGGCCTCACGATCGGATACCTGTGCACGTCCAAGGTGGCAATCGCCGTCGTGCAGGTGGTGTTCTTCCCGCTAGCCTTCGTGGGAGGCATGCTACTGCCACCCATGATGTTTCCGGGATGGCTCAACGTCATCTCCCTGGTGACGCCGACCCGAGCTGCCCGCGACCTCTCCGTGGAAGTTCTCAGCGGTTCCGGCATGCACGTCTCGACGCTTCCGGTACTGCTGGCATGGACTCTCGTATTCGGGGTGCTCGCGCTGTGGGCCAACAAGCGGGACCAGGGACGCCGCTTCCGCTGA
- a CDS encoding ABC transporter ATP-binding protein, producing the protein MTQTQTTSLPVDTAAETLGSFANVTKTFGDHTALDSVTLDIHAGSAVGLLGPNGAGKSTLITLLTGLRKPDSGVVRLFGGDPRQPATRRALGVTPQATAVPPTLKVQEAVALVATHFTDPIPPEELLERFGLTSMAGKQCGALSGGQQRRLLVAIALVGRPRMLVLDEPTTGLDVEAREALWEQLRIYRRDGGTLLITSHYLAEIEALANRIVVIDRGTITADGTPAQIRSHIQVRRVSLRAAPDALVRLSNVLQSDTDDDGVTTLTTRDADALVRELVQLGIAFSDLEVQHASLEEAFLALTESHKSLKQNNTPGESR; encoded by the coding sequence ATGACCCAGACACAGACCACCTCATTGCCCGTCGACACTGCAGCCGAAACCCTGGGCAGTTTCGCCAATGTCACCAAGACATTCGGCGACCACACCGCCCTCGACTCAGTCACCCTCGACATTCACGCAGGCAGCGCCGTCGGCCTCCTCGGCCCCAACGGTGCCGGAAAATCGACCCTCATCACCCTCCTCACGGGACTTCGAAAACCGGATAGCGGCGTCGTTCGTCTCTTCGGCGGGGACCCCCGTCAACCGGCCACCCGGCGAGCGCTGGGAGTCACGCCGCAGGCGACGGCGGTACCACCAACGCTGAAAGTACAGGAGGCTGTCGCTCTGGTGGCGACACACTTCACCGATCCGATTCCGCCCGAAGAGCTACTGGAGCGATTCGGCCTGACGTCCATGGCCGGCAAACAATGCGGCGCGCTCTCCGGCGGTCAGCAACGCCGGTTACTGGTAGCCATCGCGCTGGTCGGCCGGCCAAGGATGCTGGTGCTCGATGAGCCAACAACCGGGCTCGACGTCGAAGCCAGGGAGGCACTGTGGGAACAGCTGCGCATTTACCGGCGCGACGGCGGGACTCTGCTGATCACCAGCCACTACCTCGCCGAAATCGAGGCCCTGGCCAACCGGATTGTGGTCATTGACCGCGGAACCATAACGGCCGACGGAACACCCGCGCAGATCCGCAGCCACATCCAGGTACGGCGTGTCAGCCTCCGCGCGGCGCCGGACGCGCTCGTCCGGCTTTCCAACGTCCTCCAGAGCGACACGGACGACGACGGCGTCACCACGTTGACCACGAGGGACGCGGACGCACTGGTCCGAGAACTTGTCCAGCTCGGGATCGCCTTCAGCGACCTTGAGGTTCAGCACGCGAGTCTCGAGGAAGCATTCCTCGCCCTGACCGAAAGCCACAAGTCCCTCAAGCAAAACAACACCCCCGGGGAGTCACGATGA
- a CDS encoding transcriptional regulator produces the protein MNGLDPVIHAEARLRVITALNTLGEGNSIAFPRLRKMLAMTAGNLSTHLRKLEDANYVAQKKTIEGRTPATYVSITTAGRAAFLSYRKQLLSLLDSEEKVQP, from the coding sequence ATGAACGGCCTGGACCCCGTCATTCACGCTGAAGCCCGACTCCGGGTGATCACAGCACTGAACACGCTCGGCGAAGGCAACAGCATCGCCTTCCCCCGACTGCGCAAAATGCTGGCAATGACCGCAGGAAACCTCTCGACCCACCTCCGCAAACTAGAAGATGCCAACTACGTCGCCCAGAAAAAGACCATCGAGGGGCGAACACCGGCAACGTACGTCTCCATCACCACCGCAGGCCGGGCAGCTTTCCTCAGCTACCGCAAGCAACTTCTGTCACTGCTGGACAGTGAAGAGAAAGTACAGCCATGA